One Dermacentor silvarum isolate Dsil-2018 chromosome 10, BIME_Dsil_1.4, whole genome shotgun sequence genomic window carries:
- the LOC125941028 gene encoding transportin-2-like — protein sequence MSCRYVGFPFVKKSGQSSSPWVPQEERLQQILQLLKDSLSAEEATRLTARQELKKLSEIPNFSNYLVFIIAELKFENERLTKPTGSLLDEDVTADSGNVPRHVSDYTETNSFESVGDPLAVIVAALGFFITTDSTLELTRWPELLRRLGELLDSKDDRVCEGSFGALHKICRDYAEALDTGPLKDQLTVLVPKFLKFFRHNNPRIRFCAITFISLLFLNRAHAVMVHADSAVASLLQLVYEEDSKVQKTMCRALVVLLEHQIDCLIPHMSSIIEYAMAKMQDTDGSVALEACTTLAFLTKKPVCKEALAPCLSRLVPILIQGMKYSDSDLRQCNEDVRAIRPTLSQIKKATEGNTGGCSVADKIHVDDNIFYKWNMRNCSADVLDGIAMVFSAEVFPLLLPLLKEMLHKDWVIKESAIFVLGVIADGCMEGMSQYLEDLTTYLLLRLRDDKAPVRSAACWTLSRYSHWMLSQPNHRYFEPLVNQLLERVMDDSEMVQEVACNALITLTEEAKTKLVPYLNAILDTIYCSFRKYRRQRFYMLYNAMRTLADCVGPELKRREFILSFMKPLTDEWYEMADCELNLFYRLRCLGSVATAVKSEFLPYHVPVAKMCLRLVQLGRQGFFVKALRLRHSYTPEKPFVVAALEALSGLAEGLESDIELFVADTNIIELMFQCGKDSVPEVRQATFALLGNLTKACFNCLVSVTCRFLPILGENLNPEIIPVCNSATWAIGVIAMKLRSGVKPHMSDVVTRLVTNMKLSNTSKTLLENTSIAIGCLGYACPEEMAPKLLQFIGPCCSALGKVQNCEAKDFAFRGICSMVCVNPDGVILDFIFFLEAILSWAIPEDDLKQSVSDLLHRFKKMFGSKKWQHFSAQLPPALRRRMLDNYGI from the coding sequence ATGAGCTGCCGTTACGTGGGATTCCCGTTCGTGAAGAAGAGTGGTCAGTCGTCTTCACCGTGGGTGCCGCAAGAGGAACGGCTTCAGCAAATCTTGCAGCTTCTGAAGGATTCACTGTCTGCTGAGGAAGCGACGAGGCTAACGGCTCGGCAGGAACTCAAGAAACTGAGCGAAATTCCCAACTTCAGCAACTACCTGGTATTCATCATTGCAGAGTTGAAGTTTGAGAATGAGCGGTTGACAAAACCAACCGGATCTTTGTTGGATGAAGATGTGACTGCAGACTCTGGCAACGTTCCCCGGCATGTGAGCGACTACACCGAGACAAACAGCTTCGAAAGCGTGGGCGATCCCTTGGCGGTGATCGTTGCTGCTCTGGGCTTCTTCATCACGACTGACTCGACGCTCGAGCTCACACGCTGGCCTGAATTGCTTCGGCGGCTCGGCGAACTGCTAGACTCGAAGGACGACAGAGTCTGCGAGGGTTCTTTCGGGGCGCTGCACAAGATCTGTCGGGACTACGCTGAGGCGCTGGATACAGGGCCACTGAAAGATCAGCTCACTGTTCTTGTACCCAAGTTTCTGAAGTTCTTTCGGCACAACAACCCTCGGATCCGGTTCTGCGCCATAACTTTCATCAGCCTGCTATTCCTCAATCGCGCACATGCGGTGATGGTCCACGCTGACTCCGCTGTTGCGAGCTTACTGCAGTTGGTATATGAAGAAGACTCCAAAGTGCAGAAAACCATGTGCCGTGCTCTGGTAGTGCTGCTAGAACATCAAATCGACTGTCTCATCCCTCATATGAGCAGCATCATAGAGTACGCGATGGCCAAGATGCAAGATACCGACGGAAGCGTTGCTCTAGAGGCGTGCACGACATTGGCCTTTCTGACGAAGAAGCCAGTCTGCAAGGAAGCACTGGCTCCGTGCTTGTCACGCCTAGTCCCCATTCTAATTCAAGGTATGAAGTACTCAGACTCTGACTTAAGACAATGCAATGAAGACGTACGAGCCATCCGTCCTACGCTTAGCCAGATTAAAAAAGCAACAGAGGGCAACACTGGCGGATGTTCTGTGGCAGACAAAATACACGTCGATGACAACATCTTCTACAAGTGGAATATGAGGAATTGCTCAGCGGATGTGCTGGACGGGATAGCCATGGTGTTCAGCGCGGAAGTGTTTCCCCTGCTGCTGCCTTTGCTTAAGGAAATGCTGCACAAGGATTGGGTGATCAAGGAATCGGCCATTTTTGTTCTTGGGGTCATCGCTGATGGTTGCATGGAAGGCATGTCCCAGTATCTAGAAGATCTGACCACGTACTTGCTTCTCCGCCTTAGAGATGACAAAGCCCCTGTGCGGTCGGCCGCCTGCTGGACGCTGAGCCGCTACTCCCACTGGATGTTGAGCCAGCCGAACCACCGCTACTTCGAGCCACTGGTGAACCAACTACTGGAGCGGGTCATGGACGACAGTGAAATGGTCCAAGAAGTTGCTTGCAATGCCCTTATCACTCTAACAGAGGAAGCCAAAACAAAGCTCGTGCCATACCTCAACGCCATTTTGGACACGATCTATTGTAGCTTCAGGAAGTACAGGCGTCAACGTTTTTATATGCTGTACAATGCAATGAGAACGCTTGCAGACTGTGTAGGACCAGAACTCAAAAGGCGAGAGTTCATCCTATCTTTCATGAAACCACTGACCGATGAGTGGTATGAGATGGCAGACTGTGAGCTGAATCTATTTTATCGGCTACGGTGTCTGGGTAGTGTGGCTACTGCAGTTAAATCTGAATTCTTGCCTTACCACGTGCCCGTCGCAAAAATGTGCCTCCGCCTCGTGCAACTGGGGAGGCAAGGCTTTTTTGTCAAAGCACTCCGCCTCAGGCACTCGTATACCCCGGAAAAACCCTTTGTAGTTGCGGCGCTGGAAGCGCTCAGTGGACTGGCGGAAGGTTTGGAAAGCGACATTGAGCTTTTTGTCGCGGATACCAACATCATTGAGCTCATGTTCCAGTGTGGGAAGGACTCGGTGCCAGAAGTGCGTCAGGCCACGTTTGCCCTTCTTGGAAACCTCACCAAAGCCTGCTTCAACTGTCTTGTGTCCGTTACGTGCAGATTCCTTCCTATACTTGGTGAGAACTTGAACCCAGAGATCATACCAGTGTGCAATAGTGCGACCTGGGCAATCGGCGTGATCGCCATGAAGTTGAGAAGTGGTGTCAAACCGCACATGTCTGATGTGGTTACTAGACTGGTGACTAACATGAAGCTCTCGAACACGTCGAAAACCTTGCTTGAGAACACTTCTATTGCAATCGGATGTCTTGGTTACGCTTGCCCAGAAGAAATGGCGCCGAAGTTACTTCAGTTTATAGGTCCATGCTGCTCAGCACTGGGAAAAGTTCAGAACTGTGAAGCGAAGGACTTCGCGTTTCGTGGCATCTGCAGTATGGTTTGTGTGAACCCGGATGGAGTCATTCTTGACTTCATTTTCTTCCTCGAGGCCATCCTTTCCTGGGCCATTCCTGAGGACGACTTGAAGCAGTCAGTCAGTGACCTGCTCCACCGCTTCAAGAAGATGTTTGGGAGCAAGAAATGGCAGCACTTCTCCGCACAGCTTCCACCTGCACTCAGGAGGCGAATGCTGGACAACTACGGCATCTGA